ACCAGGCCATAAAGTAGTTCAACATAATAAGAACTAGATATCCCCCCCCCCTGGGGCTTCAtttcaacataatttcatttgtAGAGTTCAAATTTGAGCCACTTTGTTTCCAATCAATTCAAGCCAGATGCATGTTGCCATGCAATACTAGAAGCGAGTATAGCATCAAAACAGCATTGATTAAAACAAATATCAAGTGGTTGTTTAGTTCTTCCTACTGTTCAACTAATGAACCATGACAGATTAGGGGAGAAACCCTCTGATAAAAATAGACTGATAAAATTTTCAGGACATACACCCCATTCCTAGGCAGAACTGTTCTAGTTCACGTGGAAGTTTGCAGCATGTCTAGTTATGAAATGTTGATTAATTAGGACAAACATAATCTGGTTATAGGTACGAACTATCAGTTGCAAGTTAAAATATTGATATTCATCCTAGTGTAAGTGCAAAACCTAAAACAAATATTCAGGATGGAAATAATTGGGGAGCTTCTACTGAATTAGAATCCATCCAGGGATGAGTGTCGCCCTTCTGATACAACAAACTACATAGAGTTAAAGAAGATTTTCCCCACGTAGTTAAGAACAGACAATCTGCAACTGCACGAATAGAGTATCTTGTCCTACAAGAGAAACGATGTGAGTTACATACAACATCGATAGTTTTGTAAGGGGTGCTTTCAGTTATAGCAGATTGGGGGTCCTTGCCAAGAGCACACGTCAAACCCTGAGTGTTTTGCTGTTTGTTTGCCTTTCTGTGAGTCTGCAGGCAATAATGACATATTGTACTTCAAATGTGTTGTCAAATGATCTTCACTGAAAGCAGGTTTCAGAGAAGAGAAGTTTGCTTACTTGCATTCGTGTAACAACAACCCAAATTGGGTTCGTGAGCAGTACATTGACGCACCTGCGCAAAAAGGGAGAGGCAAATTGGCATCCCCAGCAGCATAGAAGGTTGACGAGCTAACGAGTCACATCAATTATGTCTCGGAGTAGATAATGCAATGCTTAGCTAAATTGAAGTTACCCAGACAGCGCAGCGACAGTGAGAGATTGAAGTATCCCGACAGACCCATCGCCCAGCCCTCTCCTGGATCGCTCAAGGGCCTTCGCCTCCGCCCTGTTCCGGAATATTTGGTAGAAGTAGTAGTAGACACCCTGACAGTAACGCAATCCAATTGACAGAAGCATATCAACCATCGCAAAGCAAGGCAGGAAGCTGGCGAATGAACTAACAACCAACGAGCGGATCAACCTGGGAGGCGGCGGTGCCCACAAGCGAGGGCATGAGTCCGCCGTACAGGCGCTCCCACCCCTCGTGCTTCACCACCTACCACAGCACATAAAAAATCAGAGATCGCGGCAGTATTAGGCCCGGATCGGGCTAGATCGCTCAAATTTTCACGCGGAGAAGGGAGGACCAGGTATAACTGGCGGGCGGTGCCGTCCTTGAATGCCGGTTTGGAGGGGTCGCGCTCCGTCTGCTGCCGCGCGTTCACCTGCGCCGCGGAAAGGAAACCCCTCCGTGAGCAAGCGAGCGAGCAATCAAGGTTAGTCGCGAGGGCGTGCGTGACGTACGGTCTGGAGAGGGTAGGTGAGGAGCTGGGCGATGatcccgccgccggcgccggcgaggccgTTGATCAGCGCGTCCGACATCTCCCCGCCTGCACGTATTCTCCAATCTCCACCCCCagcctcttctcttctctccgcTTCGCCGGCCGGTGGATCACAGCGGTGAGCCGCTCGCGCCCCCACGGGTTGCTTCCGCCGCTGCAGCCTGCTCGGTCTCCTTGTTTGTGGGAGACGGAAGCTAGGCGAGGCAGGGCGGAGTCGGCTCGACTCGGCTCGGGCCTCCGGTCCCGTGCTTGACGCGCGGCTTCCCCTTGAGTTCAGACTGCCGCCGCCTGTGCCGTGTGTGATCCCGCACGGCACCCTCCTGTTTTAAATCCAGTTCCCGTTCTGTGCACGCGTTTTTAACGAGTTCTTCAAAACTTCTACTCCGTTTACAAATACATACCACTGTTTTTATACTGTAGTAAATTTAATCTtacgtttttaaaaaaatatttatagatatttaaaaatatataatactagtaaaatttgtttcataataaatctaataatataaaagttttaaatatctataaatctttttttttaaacgtaTGATCAAATTTGTTACAATAAAAATCCAATAATAAATATTTGTAAACCGTGAGAGTAACTCAGGGAAAGCTTTTTAAGCTGAAATGAACTAGTGCTATTTTTTTAACAACTCTCCTCTACCTATACGGTTTATTAGAGACCATAGATATAGGATAGTATTTGAACTCCGTCGGCTCAACTCCTCCCTATAACCTTACTACCGTGCTCTATACTCATCTACAAATGCTACTATTTTagtatacatataatataaatttatatagTCGATATGAGTATAttcttaataaaaaaatactttagTGTCGATACATCATCCAAGTTGCATATAGCTTCGCACCTACTTCTACTATCGGTACTTGTCTGTTACTCCAGTTAGTTAATCTTTCTTCCAAGCTCAAACACGGAAAACTTCTCGGTTTTGGTTTCGGGTGGGAGAGATTTGGGGGAATATCTCACGGCTTGGCACGTTGCGAGGAAAGCGCAGTTGGTAGTTTCACGGTGGAAGACTGGACAGCGACGGAGTACtatgccgccgccaccgtcgtcgTCTTCGTCGTCGTCTCATCGTGGTATGCTGCTATTGAGGCCTGGATGCCGGAATATGCTGCTCCGCTTGACTTCCTCCTGTCGTCCTATGGGAGTTTTCGTCCAGGCGATCGAAATGTGTGGCCGTACCTATGAGTTTACGAATTTGTATCCGTCGTAATTTTTGTGGTACATGCCACCGTTGGAACGCAAACAATTTTCATGTCCTATGGCAACGGGAACAGAGAGCTTCCTAAAGTATTTCACTAAATTCATTTACGATTCATGTGTTCAAATCAAACAAGAGCTTGTTTTCTTTCTATTTCATTTTTTCCGAGAAATACATGAATATAACACCTACTTAAGTTTTCCCAAAACCTCCTTGTGCATTTTTGGGTGTCACTTTCAAGGGCAACACGAGGGTGATCTAGTCCGCCACCAAACAACCTCCTTCGACCTACCATATCTGACCACAGTTGTTGTTGTTGACCGGTTGACGACAACGGTAGACAGCGAGGGAGTCAAAGCCAGCTTCCTCTCATCCTTCAtttctctttctcctttttttccctttagATCTAAGGCTTCAATGGCCGGTTCTGGTTGGGtggttgtcggtgaatcaggaaccgggggtctccGAATTCCGAGGCCGggtcagcaatccgccacatggcgtcatCCCGTGGAGTTTTCCCGCGAGGTAAGAAAGattaagtcctgggagagggcgctcggggccacagtcagtggccctcgagcaccaaagttccccgatgatctgcgaagtctaaatgccgggaagaaagtactcgggaaggtatacggtgacccccgagcacccgagtcccccgacgaccaggaaggctgagtaccgggagaagtgtacccggggccgcgagcagtggccccctgggcgcccaagtatcccgagaacccactgaaggaagttccgggagagagtgctcggggctgcgtgcggcggcccccgagcactcggtccctcgaagatccgtacaagagtaccgggagagagtgctcagtgaggtgaacggtacccctgagcactcggtttcccgaggacaagaaagggcattctcgggagagagtgctcggggaggcgagcag
The nucleotide sequence above comes from Phragmites australis chromosome 4, lpPhrAust1.1, whole genome shotgun sequence. Encoded proteins:
- the LOC133916461 gene encoding peroxisomal nicotinamide adenine dinucleotide carrier-like, encoding MSDALINGLAGAGGGIIAQLLTYPLQTVNARQQTERDPSKPAFKDGTARQLYLVVKHEGWERLYGGLMPSLVGTAASQGVYYYFYQIFRNRAEAKALERSRRGLGDGSVGILQSLTVAALSGCVNVLLTNPIWVVVTRMQTHRKANKQQNTQGLTCALGKDPQSAITESTPYKTIDVFQELCKEAGVLGFWKGVIPALIMVSNPAIQFMLYETLLKKLKKRRASNLKGADGLTALEIFLLGAVAKFGATVVTYPLLVVKARLQAKQMIDDDKRHRYKGTFDAFTKMVHYEGLRGMYKGMGTKIVQSIFASAMLFMIKEELVKGARLLVTGNTSLVKKLPSKPSI